ATCAAACGATTCCCAGGAAAGTTCTAGCTGAATTCTGCAAATGCGGGCGAAACCACAAACGGAAGGAAAATTAACACGTGCCCGGCGACTGACATGCATGGAAGCGGTAGTATTCTCACCGAGAAGACTCTTTTGACTACCGTCCGAAAAAATCTGTCACAGCACTTGAGTATTATGTAGTTAATACTCACTGTCATGGGGGTTTCAGGCTTTCAGCTTGCAGTTATTGATGCAGCGACTTTATATGCACAGCACAGTGCACAGGTTATCTTTTAAGAGCACTTAATTACCTTTGCAGGTTATGTCTCAGAAGGTAGCTAGATTTAAAGGCAGATGCTTTTCTCTGAGACAAGAGGATACTAGTACAGTCAATTGACCAAGCTAATGCACCTACTTAAACAAATTAAAATAGTACTCCCTGTATAAAGACATATAAGAGCGTTTAAATCAAAATCTAAAATGTGTAGTATGTAGCCAAAGTAGGAAAAATGTGTTGTGTGCTTCCACACTCAGCTTGGGAGACAGAAAAGAGAAAGGGGCTCCAACCTATCAGATTAAAACACCCCAGCCCCTCCCCCATCCCACAAAAATTTCCTATCAATCAACTAAAATCATATATGATGGGCATCTCCTCCATTATTAATTTCCATCCTACAACAAGAGACATGGGGGCCCTTTCTCAACACTGCCCACACTGCCATCTTCCCCATTAATAGAGATGCAGTGATGATTTGGTCTTATCATGCATCTCTCTCCcacttcctctctctctctctctctctctctttctctctctctctctaccatTATACCCCTCCCCAACTTTTATATAAACCGGCAGGAGGGACATCAAGGAGCCAAAAACTTGCTGTTGGCTCTTCTCTGAACCCCTCCTCCTTGCCAAGAAAACCTCATCTCCAACACAAGGGTAGCTAGCTAGCTTGTGGCTGTTGGGCAATGGCAGGATTCTCACACCTCCCGCAGCAGATGGAGTATGGCCTCACCAATGCCGGCAGCTTCTTGCTCTGCCATGGCAACCCTGAGGAcgctccagcagcagcagcagcctcACGGGAGGGCTCATCTGTGGTTCTTGACACCCCTCTTGTGGCCACTGCTTCTGTGGAGAAGAAGAGGAAGCCCAAGGAGGACACTACCAGCCTCAACTCTGCCCACTCCAAGGTACCATATGTATAGCAGATTTATTGAACCTTCTATGTTTGTTCTGAAACACATTCATTTAGCAGTACACATGTTGCTTATGGATAGTATTGTTTGTGACTGAAAAATAATTTAGGAAACCAAGGAGAGTACTAGGAAGAGGGGAGGCAAAAAGCAGGGCAAGGAGAtggatgatgatgaggaggaacCAAAGGGGTACATCCATGTGAGGGCAAGGAGAGGGCAGGCAACAGATAGCCACAGCCTTTCAGAGAGGGTACTACTGGTGTTCTTCACTATATTTTCTCTTGTGTGGTTGTAGCTATCTTAGCTTGGTTTTTGGGGCCTATTTTTGTTACTCATATGCTGTGGCATTTTGTTTTCTTGCTTCAGGTGAGGAGGGAGAGGATCAGTGAGAGGATGAGGATGCTGCAGTCCCTGGTCCCTGGCTGTGACAAGGTTGTAAGTTAGTTGACCACTCCTAATTAGAATCACCACTGCACTTGAAATAACTTGTTGTGCGTGGGGTACTAACTTTAGAAGGAAAAATGTGCACTGCTTTGTGTATAGGTCACTGGTAAGGCTCTCATTTTGGATGAGATCATCAACTATGTGCAGTCACTGCAAAACCAAGTTGAGGTACTGAAGTTAGAAAAAAACTATCAATATTTATATAGGGAAAGCACTTAAGCCTTGGAGATGTCTTTAGTTAATTAACAAGTTCTCATTTGCCATTCAGTTCCTGTCCATGAGGATTGCTTCCCTGAGCCCTGTGGTGTATGGTTTTGGCAtggagagtgaggctgccttcaGTGACCAATCACAAGTATGAGTTAATCAATATGCAAGCTCAAATATATATATGATCATTGTGATAGACAATATATTTTTCTCAACCTTTCTTATTAAAAAACTTGCACATTTTGGAAATAACTTTGTTGTTTCAGAAGATTGAAGGCATGTTCCATGACGCAGCTGCATTACCTACTGGTCCTCCCATGAACAGATCATCTAGCCCAGCTCCATCTCAGGCCATGATGGACACcggcacctcctcctcctccccaaCCTACTCACTTCAAGGCACCCAGGTTTGGCCACTTTCTCTCTCCAGAGATCTACATGATCGATCATTCAGGACCCAATTCCAAAGCACTGTTCAATGTACATGCCTGCCGTGCTGAATGAGGCTGCCCATGTGTGCATGATTTTCCAGGACaacggcagcagcagcagcagctacATGATGCAAACAGTAGGTGAGCCGAGGCACGAACTGTTCAATCAAGTGGTGTTCAGTAACTACATGTGCTCCTTCCAGCAGTGAAAGGAAGGACCCTACATTTGACAACGTCTAGGTAAAGTGACATGATTATGCACTTAAGTTTCAGTAAAAGTAGGCACCATACCACTGTGAAATCAAAATTAACCACTAGCACCATGTGGAATGCATACAATAAAAAAAATTACAGTAATTTTTAGTACAGTACTTGATGCTCTCTCTTTTTTGGATTTGTGATTAGCAGGGGAGGAAATAATGCTGGCCAGAGTGGTGACTGAACTGAAGCACCAGATGAGTTTGAGATGTTGGATGATCTAGTGATCCATCCCCTTGTCTGGTGGCATGCATGCAGCAGTAGAGATCAGTGAAGTACTAGCAACTAGAGTTATTAATTGATTAGCAGTAGAACCAGAGAGGCTTGTGTTGTACTAGTAGCTAGCATCTTTCCAAGTGATGCCTTGCCATCGCCCGTTGTACTCTACTAGCTTAGACAAAAGATGTTTATGATTGGATCATTTGTTTATATAAAAGAGGGCCATTTCTGCTGTGACAAACGACAATTGACTCTTGGACAAAAACAGTCTCAGTTCATTTCACTTCTGAACATACAGTTTGATCATTTCAGCTCT
This sequence is a window from Triticum urartu cultivar G1812 unplaced genomic scaffold, Tu2.1 TuUngrouped_contig_6748, whole genome shotgun sequence. Protein-coding genes within it:
- the LOC125531042 gene encoding transcription factor bHLH137-like isoform X2, yielding MAGFSHLPQQMEYGLTNAGSFLLCHGNPEDAPAAAAASREGSSVVLDTPLVATASVEKKRKPKEDTTSLNSAHSKETKESTRKRGGKKQGKEMDDDEEEPKGYIHVRARRGQATDSHSLSERVRRERISERMRMLQSLVPGCDKVTGKALILDEIINYVQSLQNQVEFLSMRIASLSPVVYGFGMESEAAFSDQSQIEGMFHDAAALPTGPPMNRSSSPAPSQAMMDTGTSSSSPTYSLQGTQDNGSSSSSYMMQTVGEPRHELFNQVVFSNYMCSFQQ
- the LOC125531042 gene encoding transcription factor bHLH137-like isoform X1, producing MAGFSHLPQQMEYGLTNAGSFLLCHGNPEDAPAAAAASREGSSVVLDTPLVATASVEKKRKPKEDTTSLNSAHSKETKESTRKRGGKKQGKEMDDDEEEPKGYIHVRARRGQATDSHSLSERVRRERISERMRMLQSLVPGCDKVTGKALILDEIINYVQSLQNQVEFLSMRIASLSPVVYGFGMESEAAFSDQSQKIEGMFHDAAALPTGPPMNRSSSPAPSQAMMDTGTSSSSPTYSLQGTQDNGSSSSSYMMQTVGEPRHELFNQVVFSNYMCSFQQ